The Helicobacter pylori genome includes a window with the following:
- the pyrB gene encoding aspartate carbamoyltransferase has translation MPKKCRHLLQTSDLSLDEIKLLLKKASVYANDFNAVSLETKEKMQNKIIVALFFENSTRTVSSFEIASLRLGAKIVKLNMQTSSASKGETLIDTFKNIHAMQPDAIITRHAFSSAPFKLAEFSQCPLINAGSGVSAHPTQALLDLLTLYQHFGGLENLKGKKIAFIGDVKNSRVANSNIKLLQRLGLEIMLCAPSSMLPSVSLKTTHNIEEAIEFADILMSLRTQTERHNAPIFASLKDYGNAYCITQKRLETHAKNKEVIILHPGPVHRDIDIESAVLEDKRSKVLEQVKNGVAMRMAVLEFLLLN, from the coding sequence ATGCCAAAAAAATGCCGACACTTGCTCCAAACCAGCGATTTAAGCCTAGATGAAATCAAGCTTTTATTAAAAAAAGCGAGCGTTTATGCGAACGATTTTAACGCCGTGTCTTTAGAAACAAAAGAAAAAATGCAAAATAAAATCATCGTGGCTTTATTTTTTGAAAATTCCACCAGAACGGTTTCTAGTTTTGAAATCGCAAGCTTGAGATTGGGGGCAAAAATCGTGAAATTAAACATGCAAACAAGCTCCGCTTCAAAGGGTGAAACTCTAATAGACACTTTTAAAAATATCCATGCCATGCAGCCTGATGCTATCATCACACGGCATGCTTTTTCAAGCGCGCCTTTTAAATTAGCCGAATTTTCACAATGCCCCTTGATTAATGCAGGAAGCGGCGTAAGCGCTCATCCTACCCAAGCGTTATTGGACTTGCTCACCCTTTATCAGCATTTTGGCGGTTTAGAAAATTTAAAAGGGAAAAAAATCGCTTTCATAGGCGATGTGAAAAATTCAAGAGTGGCTAATAGCAACATTAAATTGCTCCAAAGGCTAGGGCTTGAGATCATGCTGTGCGCTCCAAGCTCCATGCTCCCTAGCGTTTCTTTAAAAACGACGCACAACATTGAAGAAGCGATAGAATTTGCAGACATTTTAATGAGTTTGAGGACCCAAACCGAACGGCACAACGCGCCCATTTTTGCGAGCTTGAAAGATTATGGCAACGCTTATTGCATTACTCAAAAACGCCTAGAGACTCACGCTAAAAATAAAGAGGTCATTATTTTACACCCAGGCCCGGTGCATAGGGACATTGATATAGAAAGTGCAGTGTTAGAAGATAAGCGATCTAAAGTTTTAGAGCAAGTCAAAAACGGCGTGGCGATGCGCATGGCGGTGTTGGAGTTTTTGCTATTAAATTAA
- the tlyA gene encoding 23S rRNA (cytidine-2'-O)-methyltransferase TlyA codes for MRLDYALFNQHLVNSREKAKALVLKNQVLVNKMVVSKPSFMVREGDKIELIATNLFVSRAGEKLVAFLEDHFIDFKKKVVLDVGASKGGFSEVALLKGAKKVLCVDVGKMQLDEGLKQDKRIECYEECDIRGFKTPEKIDLVLCDVSFISLYCILEAILPLSGEFLALFKPQFEVGRATKRNKKGVVLDKEAILNALENFKNHLKTKDFQILKIQESLVKGKNGNVEFFIHFKRA; via the coding sequence ATGCGCTTAGATTACGCTTTATTCAACCAGCATTTAGTGAATAGCAGAGAAAAAGCTAAAGCGTTGGTTTTAAAAAATCAGGTTTTAGTCAATAAAATGGTGGTTTCTAAACCCTCTTTTATGGTGAGAGAGGGCGATAAGATTGAACTCATCGCTACAAACCTATTCGTTAGCAGGGCTGGGGAAAAATTAGTGGCTTTTTTAGAAGATCACTTTATAGATTTTAAAAAAAAGGTGGTTTTAGATGTGGGAGCGAGTAAGGGGGGCTTTAGTGAAGTGGCTCTTTTAAAAGGGGCTAAAAAGGTGCTTTGCGTGGATGTGGGGAAAATGCAATTAGATGAGGGTTTGAAACAAGACAAGCGCATAGAATGTTATGAAGAATGCGATATTAGAGGGTTTAAAACGCCAGAAAAAATTGACTTAGTGCTTTGTGATGTGAGCTTTATTTCTTTATATTGTATTTTAGAAGCGATTTTGCCTTTAAGCGGTGAATTTTTGGCGCTTTTCAAACCTCAATTTGAAGTGGGCAGAGCGACAAAACGCAATAAAAAGGGGGTGGTGTTGGATAAAGAAGCCATTTTGAACGCTTTAGAAAACTTTAAAAACCATTTAAAAACAAAGGATTTTCAAATCTTAAAGATCCAAGAAAGCTTAGTGAAAGGGAAGAATGGGAATGTTGAATTTTTTATCCATTTCAAGCGAGCCTGA
- a CDS encoding bifunctional riboflavin kinase/FAD synthetase, which produces MLNFLSISSEPEIKSLAIGKFDGLHLGHQALFKELKDPKALLIIEKKYYTKGYLTPLKYRAKLVGMPLFFVYLEEISQLNALEFLDLLKKKFPHLERLVVGYDFRFGHERQNDALFLKERFEKTIIVPEVKIQEISVHSKTIKLALSHGDLSLANKLLGRPYEVCGEVISDQGLGHKELAPTLNIKTKDFILPSFGVYASLVKVKDPIYQKSVSFIGNRLSTDQHFAIECHVLDTIIEKPPKEIALRWVQKIRENMRFSSLKELKNQIQQDILRAKEILR; this is translated from the coding sequence ATGTTGAATTTTTTATCCATTTCAAGCGAGCCTGAGATTAAAAGCTTAGCTATTGGTAAATTTGATGGCTTGCATCTAGGGCATCAAGCCCTTTTTAAGGAATTAAAAGATCCCAAAGCCCTTTTAATCATAGAAAAAAAATATTACACTAAAGGCTATTTAACCCCCCTAAAATACCGCGCTAAACTCGTGGGCATGCCTTTATTTTTTGTGTATTTAGAAGAGATTTCGCAATTAAACGCTTTAGAATTTTTAGATCTTTTAAAAAAGAAATTCCCCCATTTAGAACGCCTAGTGGTGGGCTATGATTTCAGGTTTGGGCATGAAAGACAAAATGACGCTTTGTTTTTAAAAGAGCGTTTTGAAAAAACCATTATTGTGCCTGAAGTGAAAATTCAAGAGATTAGCGTGCATTCTAAAACCATCAAACTAGCCCTAAGTCATGGCGACTTGTCTTTAGCCAACAAGCTCTTAGGCAGGCCTTATGAAGTGTGCGGGGAAGTCATTAGCGATCAAGGCTTAGGGCATAAAGAATTAGCGCCTACTTTAAATATAAAAACTAAAGATTTTATTCTCCCTAGTTTTGGGGTGTATGCGAGTTTAGTGAAAGTAAAAGATCCAATTTATCAAAAAAGCGTGAGTTTTATAGGCAATCGCTTAAGCACGGATCAACATTTCGCCATAGAATGCCATGTGCTTGATACCATCATAGAAAAACCGCCCAAAGAAATCGCTTTGCGTTGGGTTCAAAAAATACGAGAAAACATGCGTTTTTCTTCGTTAAAAGAGCTTAAAAATCAGATCCAACAAGACATCTTAAGAGCCAAAGAGATTTTGAGATAA
- the tkt gene encoding transketolase, with protein sequence MQFSNADLERLKSMANTLRFLCADMIDMANSGHPGVCLGLADVMVVLSLHLNLNPTNPKWLNRDRLVFSGGHASALAYSLLHLWGFDLSLEDLKRFRQLHSKTPGHPELHHTEGIEITTGPLGQGFANAVGFSMASQYAQNLLDKEAISHKVYCLCGDGDLQEGISYESASLAGHLNLNNLIVIYDSNQISIEGAINISFSEQVKMRFLAQNWEVLECDGHDYQAIHNALEEAKKSTKPTLLIAHTIIGKGAIGLEGSEKTHGSPLNKEVLKQSKENAQINPDESFIISPKNKMHFEEVKVRGVSLEALWEKSLSPKIKEKIHALKNFDFNTIHYPTFKEGESLATRVSNGMILNAIAKECEGFLGGSADLAPSNNTQLKHSGDFPLGQNLHFGIREHAMGAITNALAAYGLFVPFCATFFVFSDYLMPSIRLSALMKLKALFIFTHDSIGVGEDGATHQPIEQLSHLRALPNFYAFRPSDAFENTACMQVALSLNAPSGLILSRQNLPVLDEVSKDQVLKGAYVKHHSKDPIITLVASGSEVSLALESAKILERENIPTQVVSVPCFDLLIEQDESYLKELFKGKVLVIEASRAIEWYRFADKIIGMDSFGSSAKGDKLFEKFGFSVENITAQAKRLLNA encoded by the coding sequence ATGCAATTTAGTAACGCTGACTTGGAACGATTAAAAAGCATGGCCAACACGCTGCGCTTTTTGTGTGCGGACATGATAGATATGGCCAATAGCGGGCATCCGGGCGTGTGCTTGGGATTAGCCGATGTGATGGTGGTTTTAAGCTTGCACCTAAACCTAAACCCCACCAACCCTAAATGGCTCAACAGGGACAGGCTGGTTTTTAGCGGAGGGCATGCGAGCGCGTTAGCGTATAGTTTGTTGCATTTGTGGGGCTTTGATTTGAGCTTGGAAGATTTAAAGCGTTTCAGGCAATTACACTCTAAAACCCCAGGACACCCCGAATTGCACCACACCGAAGGCATTGAGATCACGACTGGGCCTTTGGGGCAAGGTTTTGCTAACGCTGTGGGCTTTAGCATGGCGAGTCAATACGCTCAAAACCTTTTAGATAAAGAAGCCATTTCTCATAAAGTCTATTGCTTGTGTGGGGATGGGGATTTGCAAGAAGGCATTAGTTATGAGAGCGCTTCTTTAGCCGGGCACCTCAACCTGAATAACCTCATTGTGATTTATGATAGTAATCAGATCAGTATTGAAGGCGCTATTAATATTAGTTTCAGCGAACAGGTCAAGATGCGGTTTTTGGCGCAAAATTGGGAAGTGCTAGAATGCGATGGGCATGACTATCAAGCGATTCATAACGCTTTAGAAGAAGCCAAAAAATCCACCAAACCCACGCTTTTAATCGCTCATACGATTATTGGTAAGGGAGCTATTGGCTTAGAGGGGAGTGAAAAAACGCATGGCTCACCCCTAAATAAAGAAGTGTTAAAGCAATCCAAAGAAAACGCTCAAATCAATCCTGATGAAAGCTTTATCATTAGCCCAAAAAACAAAATGCATTTTGAAGAAGTGAAAGTTAGGGGCGTTAGTTTAGAAGCCTTATGGGAAAAATCCTTAAGCCCTAAAATAAAAGAAAAGATCCATGCGTTAAAGAATTTTGATTTTAACACCATCCATTACCCCACCTTTAAAGAAGGCGAATCTTTAGCCACGAGAGTGAGTAACGGCATGATTTTAAACGCTATCGCTAAAGAATGCGAGGGCTTTTTGGGGGGGAGCGCGGATTTAGCTCCGTCTAATAACACGCAATTAAAACACTCTGGCGATTTCCCTTTAGGGCAAAACTTGCATTTTGGGATCAGAGAGCATGCCATGGGGGCTATCACTAACGCTTTAGCGGCGTATGGCTTGTTTGTGCCTTTTTGCGCGACCTTTTTTGTGTTTAGCGATTACTTGATGCCCAGCATTCGTTTGAGCGCTTTAATGAAATTAAAAGCCCTTTTTATCTTTACGCATGACAGCATTGGCGTGGGCGAAGACGGGGCGACGCACCAGCCTATAGAGCAGTTGAGCCATTTGCGCGCTTTGCCCAATTTCTATGCTTTCAGACCCAGCGACGCTTTTGAAAATACGGCTTGCATGCAAGTAGCGTTAAGTTTGAACGCTCCTAGCGGGCTTATTTTATCGCGCCAGAATTTACCTGTGCTTGATGAGGTCTCTAAAGATCAGGTTTTAAAAGGGGCGTATGTTAAACACCACTCTAAAGATCCCATTATCACGCTGGTTGCGAGCGGGAGCGAAGTTTCTTTGGCTTTAGAGAGCGCTAAAATTTTAGAGCGAGAAAATATCCCCACTCAAGTGGTGAGCGTGCCATGCTTTGATTTATTGATAGAGCAAGATGAAAGCTATCTTAAAGAACTTTTTAAGGGTAAAGTTTTAGTGATTGAAGCGAGCCGCGCGATAGAGTGGTATCGTTTTGCGGATAAAATCATTGGCATGGATTCTTTTGGGAGTTCAGCAAAGGGCGATAAACTCTTTGAAAAATTTGGCTTTAGCGTTGAAAACATCACCGCTCAAGCTAAAAGGTTGCTCAACGCATGA
- the addB gene encoding ATP-dependent deoxyribonuclease AddB — translation MNLEKLFLEKTPLFVFSSTRRLKHFYLEQGEGFLPNAMSMGNFFEQAFYIPNKKKIPKNARQILMIDTIKAIAKEKKSILEGLLLFENSFLGYLESTSFLFDLFDELSSACIKLNELSFKDIYLDYEKHLEVLEMIYDRYIKKLEELGFYDKIMQEKPTILKEFFAHFSSIEWHLDGFMSVFERQCLLEVAELVPITLHLSCDKYNQKFLEFLNLKLETDCDYSIDFKTQKILSQTFNDQKIEPKLYANSSYLKQGALVLQTIEEYLQKDNDPNKMAIITPNADFLPFLKLLDKNNNLNFAMGLGAKNSPYYTELVKILEDLETSGFDLSASPLLDLENLTLPLLEQQSSKEKAPLKEVHSQIMHQYHLLKDTLKNYSLKDLLHLYLQEFEANFRLDDSSGGKIRVMDTLETRGMQFDKIVIVDFNETCVPSLKDCDLFLNSALRKSLNLPTLLDKKNLQKHYYYQLFKNSKEITLSYIESETSKVSNMLLELNLHTEPIKDAYTLFAPSPLKDYQEEEIKAAIPKDFSFSASSLNAFLTCKRRFYYHYMKRFKESPKDESNSAVGSLLHELLKEAYEKDKNPYALEERLIWLLETRENITPKERLDTLIALKKIQAFYTKEKERFKAKIKILDLEKSFETAIQGVAFKGRIDRIDKTADNEIILLDYKFKSELKLDNMSKKQRGGLSPIEIAQISTDYQMAIYAFALKNLGYKEPIKAFFYDLRKGELVEEDELILQAKMDHLEFSLIPKLKQEMDFEKTLEVKDCEYCSFKDMCNR, via the coding sequence ATGAACTTAGAAAAACTTTTTTTAGAAAAAACCCCCTTGTTTGTTTTTAGCTCCACTAGGCGTTTAAAACATTTCTATTTAGAGCAAGGCGAAGGGTTTTTGCCTAACGCAATGAGCATGGGGAATTTTTTTGAACAGGCTTTTTACATCCCTAATAAAAAGAAAATCCCTAAAAACGCACGCCAAATTTTAATGATAGACACCATTAAGGCTATCGCTAAAGAAAAAAAATCCATTCTTGAAGGGCTTTTACTTTTTGAAAACAGCTTTTTAGGGTATTTGGAAAGCACCTCCTTTTTGTTTGATTTGTTTGATGAGTTAAGTTCTGCTTGCATCAAGCTCAATGAACTTTCTTTTAAAGACATTTACTTGGATTATGAAAAGCATTTAGAAGTCTTAGAAATGATTTATGATCGCTACATTAAAAAGCTAGAAGAATTAGGCTTTTATGACAAAATCATGCAAGAAAAGCCCACCATTTTAAAAGAATTTTTTGCACATTTTTCCTCCATTGAATGGCATTTAGACGGCTTTATGAGCGTTTTTGAAAGGCAATGCTTATTAGAAGTGGCGGAGTTAGTGCCTATCACTTTACACCTGTCATGCGATAAATACAATCAAAAATTCTTGGAATTTCTCAATCTCAAATTAGAAACAGATTGCGATTATTCCATTGATTTTAAAACCCAAAAGATCCTTTCTCAAACTTTTAATGATCAAAAAATAGAGCCAAAGCTTTATGCTAACTCCAGTTATTTAAAACAAGGCGCTTTAGTTTTACAAACCATAGAAGAATATTTGCAAAAAGATAACGATCCTAATAAAATGGCGATCATCACGCCTAATGCGGATTTTTTACCTTTTTTAAAACTCTTAGACAAAAACAACAATTTGAATTTTGCGATGGGATTAGGGGCTAAAAACAGCCCTTATTATACAGAGCTTGTCAAAATCTTAGAAGATTTAGAAACAAGCGGTTTTGATTTGAGCGCATCGCCTTTATTGGATTTGGAAAATCTCACGCTCCCGCTTTTAGAACAACAAAGCTCTAAAGAAAAAGCACCCTTAAAAGAAGTGCATTCTCAAATCATGCACCAGTATCATCTTTTAAAAGACACGCTTAAAAACTACAGCCTTAAAGATTTATTGCATTTGTATTTGCAAGAATTTGAAGCCAATTTCCGCTTAGACGATTCTAGCGGGGGCAAAATACGAGTCATGGACACTTTAGAGACAAGGGGCATGCAATTTGATAAAATCGTTATTGTAGATTTTAATGAAACTTGCGTGCCAAGCCTTAAAGATTGCGATTTGTTTTTAAACTCTGCTTTAAGAAAATCGCTCAATCTCCCCACTTTATTAGATAAGAAAAATTTGCAAAAACACTATTACTACCAACTCTTTAAAAACTCTAAAGAAATAACACTTTCTTATATAGAGAGCGAAACTTCAAAAGTTTCTAACATGCTTTTAGAATTAAATTTGCATACAGAGCCTATCAAAGACGCTTACACGCTTTTTGCACCAAGTCCTTTAAAAGACTACCAAGAAGAAGAAATCAAAGCCGCTATCCCTAAAGATTTTAGCTTTAGCGCTAGCTCATTGAACGCTTTTTTAACTTGCAAGCGCCGTTTTTACTACCACTACATGAAGCGATTCAAAGAAAGCCCTAAAGACGAAAGTAATAGCGCTGTGGGCAGTTTGCTCCATGAACTTTTAAAAGAAGCTTATGAAAAAGACAAAAACCCCTATGCATTAGAAGAGAGGCTTATTTGGCTCTTAGAAACAAGAGAAAACATTACCCCTAAAGAGCGTTTAGACACTCTTATAGCGCTTAAAAAAATCCAGGCTTTTTATACTAAAGAAAAAGAACGCTTTAAGGCAAAAATCAAAATCCTTGATCTTGAAAAAAGCTTTGAAACGGCCATTCAAGGCGTTGCGTTTAAAGGGCGCATAGACAGGATTGACAAAACGGCTGACAATGAGATTATTTTATTGGATTACAAATTCAAAAGCGAGTTGAAATTAGACAACATGAGCAAAAAACAAAGAGGAGGCTTAAGCCCCATAGAAATCGCTCAAATCAGCACCGATTATCAAATGGCCATCTATGCGTTTGCCCTTAAAAATCTGGGCTACAAAGAGCCTATAAAAGCCTTTTTTTATGATTTGAGAAAGGGCGAATTAGTGGAAGAAGATGAGCTTATTTTACAGGCCAAAATGGATCATTTGGAATTTTCCCTTATCCCCAAGCTCAAACAAGAAATGGATTTTGAAAAAACTTTAGAAGTTAAAGATTGTGAATATTGCTCTTTTAAAGACATGTGCAACCGATGA
- a CDS encoding DNA translocase FtsK, translated as MKSKKLYLALIIGVLLAFLTLSSWLGNSGLVGRFGVWFAALNKKYFGYLSFINLPYLAWVLFLLYKTKNPFTEIVLEKTLGHLLGILSLLFLQSSLLNQGEIGNSACLFLRPFIGDFGLYALIMLMVVISYLILFKLPPKSVFYPYMNKTQSLLKEIYKQCLQAFSPNFSLKKEGFENTLSDLQKKETNNPKEKENLKENPIDENHKTPNEESFLAIPTPYNTTLNDLKPQEGLVQISPNPPTHYTIYPKRNRFDDFSNPISPTLKEIKQETLTPTTPKPIMPASAPNTENDNKTQNHKAPNHPKKEESPQENAQEEMIKEEEKETQDAPNFSPATPTSAKKPVMVKELSENKEILDGLDYGEVQKPKDYELPTTQLLNAVCLKDTSLDENEIDQKIQDLLSKLRTFKIDGDIIRTYSGPIVTTFEFRPAPNVKVSRILGLSDDLAMTLCAESIRIQAPIKGKDVVGIEIPNSQSQIIYLREILESELFQKSSSPLTLALGKDIVGNPFITDLKKLPHLLIAGTTGSGKSVGVNAMILSLLYKNPPDQLKLVMIDPKMVEFSIYADIPHLLTPIITDPKKAIGALQSVAKEMERRYSLMSEYKVKTIDSYNEQAPNNGVEAFPYLIVVIDELADLMMTGGKEAEFPIARIAQMGRASGLHLIVATQRPSVDVVTGLIKTNLPSRVSFRVGTKIDSKVILDTDGAQSLLGRGDMLFTPPGANGLVRLHAPFATEDEIKKIVDFIKAQKEVEYDKDFLLEESRMPLDTHNYQGDDILERAKAVILEKKITSTSFLQRQLKIGYNQAATITDELEAQGFLSPRNAKGNREILQNF; from the coding sequence ATGAAATCTAAAAAACTTTATTTGGCTTTAATCATAGGGGTTTTATTAGCGTTTTTAACCCTATCTTCATGGCTGGGTAATAGCGGTTTAGTGGGGCGTTTTGGGGTATGGTTTGCCGCACTCAATAAAAAATATTTTGGGTATCTTTCATTCATCAACTTACCCTATTTAGCGTGGGTTTTATTCCTTTTATACAAGACTAAAAACCCTTTTACAGAAATCGTTTTAGAAAAAACTTTAGGGCATCTATTAGGCATTTTATCTTTACTCTTTTTGCAATCTAGCCTATTGAATCAAGGGGAAATCGGCAACAGTGCGTGTTTGTTTTTACGCCCTTTTATAGGGGACTTTGGGCTTTATGCGCTGATAATGCTTATGGTAGTTATTTCTTATTTGATTTTATTCAAACTGCCCCCTAAAAGCGTTTTTTATCCTTATATGAACAAAACACAAAGCCTTTTAAAAGAGATTTACAAACAATGCTTACAAGCCTTTAGCCCTAATTTTAGCCTGAAAAAAGAGGGTTTTGAAAACACCTTATCAGATCTTCAAAAAAAAGAAACCAACAACCCTAAAGAAAAAGAAAATCTCAAAGAAAACCCCATTGATGAAAACCACAAAACCCCTAACGAAGAATCGTTTCTAGCGATCCCCACCCCCTATAACACGACTTTAAACGATCTAAAGCCGCAAGAAGGCTTGGTTCAAATTTCCCCAAACCCCCCTACCCATTACACCATTTACCCTAAAAGAAACCGATTTGATGATTTTTCCAACCCCATTAGCCCCACTTTAAAAGAAATTAAACAAGAAACTCTTACGCCCACCACGCCCAAACCTATCATGCCCGCATCTGCGCCCAACACAGAAAATGACAACAAAACACAAAACCACAAAGCCCCAAACCATCCAAAAAAAGAAGAAAGCCCGCAAGAAAACGCGCAAGAAGAAATGATAAAAGAAGAAGAAAAAGAAACACAAGACGCTCCAAACTTTAGCCCAGCAACCCCCACAAGCGCTAAAAAACCCGTTATGGTTAAAGAATTGAGCGAAAATAAAGAGATATTAGACGGATTGGATTATGGCGAAGTGCAAAAACCCAAAGATTATGAGCTTCCCACAACGCAATTATTGAATGCGGTTTGTTTGAAGGACACTTCTTTAGATGAAAACGAGATTGACCAAAAAATCCAGGATTTATTGAGCAAACTGCGCACCTTTAAAATTGATGGCGATATTATCCGCACTTATTCAGGCCCTATTGTAACCACTTTTGAATTCCGCCCAGCCCCCAATGTTAAGGTGAGCCGCATTTTAGGCTTGAGCGATGATTTAGCAATGACTTTATGCGCTGAATCCATTCGCATTCAAGCCCCTATTAAGGGTAAAGATGTCGTTGGCATTGAAATCCCTAACAGCCAAAGCCAAATTATTTATTTAAGAGAAATTTTAGAGAGCGAATTGTTTCAAAAATCCAGCTCGCCCTTAACTCTAGCTTTAGGCAAAGACATTGTGGGCAACCCTTTCATCACGGATTTAAAAAAGCTCCCCCACTTGCTCATCGCCGGCACGACAGGAAGCGGTAAGAGCGTGGGCGTGAATGCGATGATTTTATCCTTACTTTATAAAAACCCCCCCGATCAGCTCAAATTAGTGATGATCGATCCCAAAATGGTAGAATTTAGCATTTATGCGGACATCCCTCATTTACTCACGCCCATTATCACCGACCCTAAAAAAGCTATTGGGGCTTTACAGAGCGTGGCTAAAGAAATGGAGCGCCGATATTCTTTAATGAGCGAATACAAGGTTAAAACCATTGATTCTTACAACGAGCAAGCCCCAAATAACGGCGTTGAAGCGTTCCCCTATTTGATTGTAGTGATTGATGAATTAGCGGATCTCATGATGACAGGAGGCAAAGAAGCGGAGTTTCCTATCGCCAGAATCGCTCAAATGGGGCGAGCGAGCGGTTTACACCTCATTGTAGCGACCCAACGCCCAAGCGTGGATGTCGTAACCGGCTTGATTAAAACCAACTTGCCTTCAAGGGTGAGTTTTAGGGTAGGCACTAAAATTGATTCTAAAGTGATTTTAGATACCGATGGGGCACAAAGCTTGTTAGGAAGGGGCGATATGCTCTTTACCCCCCCAGGAGCGAATGGGTTAGTGCGCTTGCATGCCCCCTTTGCCACTGAAGATGAAATCAAAAAAATCGTGGATTTTATTAAAGCCCAAAAAGAAGTGGAATACGATAAAGATTTCTTGCTAGAAGAATCGCGCATGCCTTTAGACACCCATAACTATCAAGGCGATGACATTTTAGAAAGGGCTAAAGCGGTGATTTTAGAAAAAAAGATCACTTCTACGAGTTTTTTACAACGCCAATTAAAAATCGGCTACAACCAAGCCGCTACCATTACTGACGAATTAGAAGCTCAAGGCTTTTTATCCCCAAGAAACGCCAAAGGCAACAGAGAGATTTTGCAAAACTTTTAG
- a CDS encoding MFS transporter — protein sequence MNPQLATKKPLKSLLAASSGNLVEWYDFYAYAFLAPYFAKEFTHTNDPTLALISAFLVFMLGFFMRPLGSLFFGKLGDKKGRKTSMVYSIILMALGSFLLALLPTKEIVGEWAFLFLLLARLLQGFSVGGEYGVVATYLSELGKNGKKGFYGSFQYVTLVGGQLLAIFSLFIVENIYTHEQISAFAWRYLFALGGILALLSLFLRNIMEETMDSKTTSKNTIKEETQRGSLKELLHHKKALMIVFGLTMGGSLCFYTFTVYLKIFLTNSSSFSPKESSFIMLLALSYFIFLQPLCGMLADKIKRTQMLMVFAITGLIVTPVVFYGIKHATSVYEALFYEILALSSMSFYTCIAGVIKAELFPEHVRALGVGLAYAIANALFGGSASYVALQFKQHGFEAGFVGYVMLSIVIFMVMVIIFPKKTYLE from the coding sequence ATGAACCCCCAACTCGCCACCAAAAAACCCTTAAAATCCCTTTTAGCCGCTAGTTCAGGCAATTTAGTGGAATGGTATGACTTTTACGCTTATGCGTTTCTCGCTCCTTATTTTGCTAAGGAATTTACCCACACGAACGACCCCACTTTAGCGCTAATTTCAGCTTTTTTGGTTTTTATGCTAGGGTTTTTCATGCGCCCTTTGGGGAGTTTGTTTTTTGGTAAATTGGGGGATAAAAAGGGGCGTAAAACTTCTATGGTGTATTCCATTATCCTTATGGCGCTAGGCTCTTTTTTGCTCGCATTGCTCCCCACTAAAGAAATCGTAGGGGAATGGGCGTTCTTGTTTTTATTATTAGCCAGGCTTTTACAGGGCTTTAGCGTGGGAGGAGAATATGGCGTGGTCGCTACTTACCTCTCTGAATTAGGCAAGAATGGCAAAAAAGGTTTTTATGGATCTTTCCAATATGTAACTTTAGTTGGAGGGCAACTCTTAGCTATTTTTTCTCTCTTTATCGTTGAAAATATTTACACGCATGAGCAAATCAGCGCGTTCGCTTGGCGTTATTTATTCGCTTTAGGGGGTATATTAGCCCTACTCTCGCTCTTTTTAAGAAATATCATGGAAGAAACCATGGATAGCAAAACAACTTCCAAAAACACTATTAAAGAAGAAACCCAAAGAGGCAGTTTAAAGGAATTGCTCCACCATAAAAAAGCCTTAATGATAGTCTTTGGGCTAACTATGGGAGGGAGTTTGTGTTTTTATACTTTTACGGTGTATTTAAAGATCTTTTTAACCAACAGCTCATCATTCAGCCCTAAAGAAAGCAGTTTCATCATGCTTTTAGCGCTCTCTTATTTTATCTTCTTACAGCCCTTATGCGGGATGCTTGCGGATAAAATCAAACGCACCCAAATGCTGATGGTTTTTGCGATCACAGGGCTTATTGTAACGCCTGTTGTCTTTTATGGTATCAAGCATGCCACTAGCGTGTATGAAGCCCTATTTTATGAAATACTCGCATTGAGCAGCATGAGTTTTTACACTTGCATTGCTGGGGTCATTAAAGCGGAATTATTCCCTGAACATGTGCGAGCGCTTGGCGTGGGTTTAGCCTATGCGATTGCGAATGCGCTTTTTGGAGGGAGCGCGAGTTATGTAGCGTTGCAATTCAAACAACATGGTTTTGAAGCGGGATTTGTGGGCTATGTCATGTTGAGTATTGTTATCTTTATGGTTATGGTTATCATATTCCCTAAAAAAACCTATTTGGAATGA